In one Dermatophilaceae bacterium Sec6.4 genomic region, the following are encoded:
- a CDS encoding M20/M25/M40 family metallo-hydrolase — translation MTDQQPEDEVVQLCQDLIGIDTSNYGDGSGPGERKAAEYVLGRLQEVGLEPELVESEPGRASVMVRIEGEDSSRGALCVHGHLDVVPANADDWAADPFGAELRDGCVWGRGAVDMKDMDAMILACVRDLARTGRKPARDLVIGFLADEEAGGLKGSHWLAQHRPDFFEGVTEAISEVGGYSVTVRNKQGQDQRAYLLQTAEKGIAWLTLRAHGRAGHGSLVADDNAVVRLAEAIARIDAHRWPREFLASVRDLFDGLSQLTGKPYDGDDVDHLLPDLAGASAFVKATLQNTANFTMLNSGYKHNVIPQSASASLDCRFLPGHEAEMMAIISELAGEHVEVIVVHRDIALEAPYDAPLVEKMKQALLVEDPGAAILPYCLSGGTDNKALATLGITGYGFAPLRLPAGLDFSSMFHGVNERVPVEALTFGARVLSGFLADC, via the coding sequence ATGACGGATCAGCAGCCCGAAGACGAAGTCGTACAACTCTGCCAAGACCTGATCGGCATCGACACCAGCAACTACGGCGACGGCAGCGGCCCAGGGGAGCGCAAGGCCGCCGAGTACGTCCTGGGCAGGCTGCAAGAGGTCGGCCTCGAGCCCGAACTGGTCGAGAGTGAGCCGGGTCGCGCCAGTGTGATGGTGCGTATAGAGGGCGAAGACTCCTCACGCGGTGCGCTGTGCGTGCACGGCCACCTCGACGTCGTCCCCGCCAACGCCGACGACTGGGCCGCTGATCCGTTCGGTGCCGAGCTCCGCGACGGGTGCGTATGGGGCCGTGGAGCTGTCGACATGAAAGACATGGACGCGATGATTCTGGCGTGCGTGCGCGATCTCGCTCGCACTGGTAGAAAGCCCGCCCGCGACCTGGTGATCGGGTTCCTCGCCGACGAGGAGGCCGGGGGACTCAAGGGTTCGCACTGGCTCGCACAGCACCGCCCCGACTTCTTCGAGGGGGTCACCGAGGCCATCAGCGAAGTCGGTGGCTACTCGGTCACGGTACGTAACAAACAGGGCCAGGATCAGCGGGCCTACCTGCTGCAGACCGCCGAAAAGGGGATTGCCTGGTTGACCCTGCGAGCCCACGGGCGCGCCGGGCACGGTTCGTTGGTTGCCGATGACAACGCGGTCGTGCGTCTCGCCGAAGCCATTGCGCGCATCGATGCGCACCGTTGGCCTCGTGAGTTCCTTGCCTCGGTCCGGGATCTCTTCGACGGTCTGTCGCAGCTCACCGGCAAGCCCTACGACGGCGACGATGTCGACCATCTGCTGCCCGACCTCGCGGGTGCGTCCGCTTTCGTGAAGGCGACGTTGCAGAACACTGCCAACTTCACCATGTTGAACTCCGGGTACAAGCACAACGTCATCCCGCAGAGCGCGAGCGCATCTCTGGACTGCCGGTTCCTGCCCGGCCATGAGGCGGAGATGATGGCGATCATCTCCGAGCTGGCGGGCGAGCACGTCGAAGTCATTGTGGTCCACCGGGACATCGCGCTGGAAGCGCCGTACGACGCACCGTTGGTGGAGAAGATGAAGCAGGCGCTCCTTGTCGAAGACCCCGGTGCGGCAATCCTTCCCTACTGCCTGTCCGGCGGCACCGACAACAAGGCGCTCGCCACCCTTGGCATCACCGGGTACGGCTTCGCACCGCTGCGACTACCGGCCGGTCTGGACTTCTCGTCGATGTTTCACGGCGTCAACGAACGGGTCCCCGTGGAGGCGTTGACATTCGGCGCCAGGGTGCTGAGCGGGTTCCTCGCCGACTGCTGA
- a CDS encoding primosomal protein → MAIDPHVALQRFTDALQEHLTAARGRRSENDPAVVAAFDRVAETFDSYDEALLAAYGEVTPLEVYDDSDDDSDSDDDSDDDDSDEDDDDDFDAEIDESDGSDDKGSAGRSDRR, encoded by the coding sequence ATGGCCATCGACCCGCACGTCGCCCTGCAGCGCTTCACCGACGCACTGCAGGAGCATCTGACCGCTGCCCGAGGCCGCCGAAGTGAGAACGATCCAGCGGTGGTCGCGGCGTTCGACCGGGTTGCTGAAACGTTCGACAGCTACGACGAAGCTCTGCTTGCGGCGTACGGCGAGGTCACCCCGTTGGAGGTCTACGACGACTCGGACGACGATTCGGACTCGGACGACGACTCCGATGACGACGACTCGGACGAGGACGACGACGACGATTTCGACGCAGAGATCGATGAGTCGGACGGCTCGGACGACAAAGGGTCAGCCGGCCGCAGCGACCGGCGCTGA
- a CDS encoding ATP-dependent DNA ligase — MLLNDLVETSSRIGATRSRNAKTELVAALLRAAFPSEVEIVAAYLAGVLPQRRVGVGYRALADVPPARDDPSLTIGQTDAAMQRLADASGPGSAGVREQELSDLLASATTSEQRFLKGLITGELRQGAQDGVMLAAIAVAAAVPTADVRRAVMLTGFAAPVAAVAMTGGVAALAEIELVPGRPLRPMLAASDTSVADALATVAAPGEAGAVECKLDGIRIQAHKNGNEIQLFTRSLEDITDRLPEVVEIVMAIDAGCIVLDGEVIALRADGVPHPFQVTGARTASRKDPARLRRETPVTPWFFDLLHLDGENLIDLPASARWERLAALVPDTCLVPRIVTADAFEGDRFFAEKVGTGHEGVVVKSLSAPYAAGRRGAGWVKVKPRHTLDLVVLAVERGSGRRSGLLSNIHLGARDPETGGFVMLGKTFKGMTDEMLAWQTQRFGELATSDDGWTLTLRPEQVVEIAFDGIQRSTRYPGGMALRFARVLRYRDDKRADEADTVKVVREMAQWDA; from the coding sequence ATGCTGCTCAACGATCTCGTCGAGACCTCCTCCCGCATCGGTGCGACCCGATCTCGTAACGCCAAGACGGAGCTCGTAGCTGCCCTGCTGCGAGCGGCTTTTCCGAGCGAGGTGGAGATTGTCGCCGCCTATCTGGCGGGAGTTCTTCCGCAGCGGCGGGTGGGCGTGGGATACCGCGCGCTCGCAGACGTCCCGCCGGCGCGCGACGATCCGAGTCTCACGATCGGACAGACCGATGCCGCGATGCAGCGACTGGCCGACGCATCCGGGCCTGGGTCGGCGGGCGTGCGCGAGCAGGAACTGAGCGACCTGCTGGCATCCGCGACGACATCTGAACAACGCTTCCTGAAGGGTCTGATCACCGGGGAGTTACGTCAGGGCGCGCAAGACGGTGTCATGCTCGCTGCGATCGCTGTTGCCGCAGCAGTACCGACGGCGGATGTACGACGGGCCGTCATGCTCACCGGTTTCGCCGCGCCCGTGGCAGCGGTGGCAATGACCGGGGGAGTGGCGGCGCTCGCTGAGATCGAGTTGGTACCCGGACGGCCCCTGCGACCGATGCTCGCCGCCTCCGACACCAGTGTCGCCGACGCGCTGGCGACCGTCGCGGCGCCGGGAGAAGCGGGCGCAGTGGAGTGCAAACTGGACGGCATCCGCATCCAGGCGCACAAGAACGGCAACGAAATCCAGCTGTTCACCCGCAGCCTGGAGGACATCACCGACCGACTACCCGAGGTGGTCGAGATCGTGATGGCAATCGATGCCGGCTGCATCGTGCTCGACGGGGAGGTCATCGCACTACGCGCGGACGGTGTGCCGCACCCCTTCCAGGTCACCGGTGCGCGAACGGCGAGTCGCAAAGACCCGGCGCGGCTGCGACGCGAAACCCCGGTCACACCGTGGTTCTTCGACCTGCTCCATCTGGACGGCGAGAACCTCATCGACCTACCCGCGAGTGCACGGTGGGAACGGCTCGCCGCGCTCGTTCCCGATACCTGCCTGGTCCCTCGCATCGTGACCGCTGACGCATTCGAGGGCGACCGGTTCTTCGCGGAAAAGGTGGGTACCGGGCACGAAGGCGTCGTCGTGAAGTCGCTGTCGGCGCCGTATGCGGCGGGACGTCGCGGAGCCGGGTGGGTCAAGGTCAAGCCCCGCCACACTCTGGATCTGGTGGTGCTGGCCGTTGAACGGGGCAGCGGCCGACGATCCGGCCTGCTGTCCAATATCCATCTTGGCGCCCGCGACCCGGAGACCGGCGGTTTTGTGATGCTGGGCAAGACCTTCAAGGGAATGACGGACGAAATGCTCGCCTGGCAGACGCAGCGATTCGGCGAGCTCGCCACCTCGGACGACGGCTGGACGCTGACACTGCGCCCCGAGCAGGTCGTCGAGATCGCCTTCGACGGTATCCAACGTTCCACCCGTTACCCCGGTGGCATGGCGCTGCGATTCGCGCGGGTGCTGCGCTACCGCGACGACAAACGCGCCGACGAGGCCGACACGGTGAAGGTGGTGCGCGAGATGGCACAGTGGGACGCATGA
- a CDS encoding DUF5703 family protein has product MIEYEYRELRFPRQVSRSDIRQTLTDEAEYGHWELARVRLYLGGHRRVWLRRRIIKVRRTA; this is encoded by the coding sequence ATGATCGAATACGAGTACCGGGAGCTGCGATTCCCCCGGCAGGTCTCGCGCAGCGATATACGACAGACGCTCACCGACGAGGCTGAATACGGTCACTGGGAGCTGGCGCGCGTTCGTCTCTACCTCGGCGGACATCGGCGGGTATGGCTGCGGCGCAGGATCATCAAGGTGCGGCGCACCGCCTGA